One segment of Desulfosudis oleivorans Hxd3 DNA contains the following:
- a CDS encoding 4Fe-4S dicluster domain-containing protein, translated as MKQAALSLKDKLVELRKWEKTYKALQKHLDKQPMGYPGTFSGVERRILKAMFSLDEARLAMHMECWQFETADAIFNKAGEVLGMTLDEVAGRLSAMEKKGAIFAKKVEGVWQYALHPIIIGMYEMQVKWMTPGLYLDLREYATKMLGIEYLTTAIPQVRVVPVGKSITPEHSIATYDEIRNIIERTDRDICMAECICRKGKAMLGEPCKATDRLEACLGFGDFGDMYKRNGWARTITKEEALERLDQAEKEGLVIQPANEINPEYICLCCGCCCGILEMMSTMPRPADFAASNYFVALDETLCNGCGKCVRRCQMNAFVVKDKMAVLNIDKCIGCGLCVTTCKTGALKLVKKEVETVPPKNTEEMFQRIMAGKKGTVGKLLTATKGALGLKP; from the coding sequence ATGAAGCAGGCGGCACTCTCGCTAAAAGACAAGCTGGTTGAATTGCGAAAATGGGAGAAAACCTATAAAGCCCTTCAGAAGCACCTGGATAAACAGCCGATGGGTTACCCGGGCACATTTTCCGGGGTGGAACGGCGGATCCTCAAAGCCATGTTCAGCCTTGACGAGGCCCGGCTGGCAATGCATATGGAATGCTGGCAATTTGAAACAGCGGATGCAATTTTCAACAAAGCCGGCGAAGTATTGGGAATGACATTGGACGAGGTAGCCGGCCGACTCTCTGCAATGGAAAAAAAGGGCGCCATATTTGCCAAAAAAGTGGAAGGCGTGTGGCAGTACGCGTTGCATCCCATCATCATCGGCATGTATGAAATGCAGGTTAAGTGGATGACCCCCGGCCTTTACCTGGATCTCCGGGAATATGCGACCAAAATGCTTGGCATCGAATACCTGACCACGGCCATCCCCCAGGTACGGGTCGTTCCGGTGGGCAAAAGCATTACCCCGGAACACAGCATCGCCACCTATGATGAAATCAGAAACATCATCGAAAGAACAGACAGGGACATCTGTATGGCCGAATGTATCTGCCGCAAAGGCAAAGCCATGCTGGGAGAACCATGCAAGGCAACGGACAGGCTGGAAGCCTGTCTGGGGTTCGGTGATTTTGGCGATATGTATAAACGGAATGGCTGGGCCCGTACCATTACCAAAGAGGAAGCCCTGGAGCGCCTGGACCAAGCGGAAAAAGAGGGGCTTGTGATACAACCCGCCAATGAAATAAACCCGGAGTATATTTGCCTCTGCTGCGGCTGCTGCTGCGGCATTCTGGAGATGATGAGCACCATGCCCCGGCCTGCGGATTTCGCGGCCAGCAACTATTTTGTCGCACTTGACGAGACGTTGTGTAACGGCTGCGGTAAATGTGTGCGCCGGTGCCAGATGAACGCCTTTGTGGTGAAGGACAAAATGGCGGTCCTGAATATCGACAAATGCATCGGGTGCGGCCTGTGCGTGACCACCTGCAAGACCGGCGCCCTGAAACTGGTGAAAAAAGAAGTTGAAACCGTGCCACCGAAAAACACCGAGGAAATGTTTCAACGCATCATGGCCGGGAAAAAGGGCACTGTCGGCAAGCTTTTGACCGCGACCAAAGGAGCTTTGGGTTTGAAGCCTTAA
- a CDS encoding vWA domain-containing protein has product MTGTSVIDKWDDVLSQLWRQSRFASYFYQAVSLVGSENVPTLALAVSSRRFVLFYNQPFVLNTPADHLIGLLIHEMLHIVLNHAHRGRSGQNVHFRNLAQDMVINSYLKGHARTFFSRKDEGARAFLALPPGLPEIPAAFGKRVGRTEIFDVTWEAVYLWLLARHQDRGERHGENRPAAGPLPGAEPWESGNRDPDKALPPEGIQFVDGNGAPLPTGIHLFSTENAHQQARAGAERILGFVRNHDECRGERLYSDLSRLIRQPVPARDLKWKKTVRSIADRMCRTSRWDYSFARPNRRFFDAGIYAPGRYLKNRPLITIVVDVSGSMTAHPGELEAAFGAVEELTSDFQVNLLCIDQDLFVPRQHEAARPVNGESGHYLYQKGDWRHIKTGSRGATFFAPLFNVYMKNRTGALVVITDGEIYDLNALAPYSPTLWVISGNRRQFFNPPFGSVMDITETS; this is encoded by the coding sequence ATGACCGGGACGTCTGTCATTGATAAATGGGATGACGTGTTATCACAATTATGGCGGCAAAGCCGCTTTGCCTCCTATTTTTATCAGGCCGTCTCCCTGGTCGGCAGTGAAAATGTTCCGACACTGGCCCTGGCGGTATCGTCGCGGCGGTTTGTCCTGTTTTACAATCAGCCGTTTGTGTTAAACACCCCGGCCGATCACCTGATTGGGTTGCTGATTCATGAAATGCTTCACATTGTGCTGAACCACGCGCATCGGGGGCGATCCGGCCAGAATGTCCATTTCCGTAACCTGGCCCAGGACATGGTCATCAATTCATACCTCAAGGGGCATGCAAGAACATTTTTTTCCAGAAAAGACGAGGGGGCACGGGCCTTTCTGGCCCTGCCGCCGGGTCTGCCCGAAATCCCCGCGGCCTTTGGCAAAAGAGTGGGCCGGACCGAAATTTTTGACGTGACCTGGGAGGCGGTTTATTTATGGCTTCTGGCCCGGCACCAGGACAGGGGCGAACGACATGGGGAAAACCGTCCGGCAGCCGGACCCTTGCCAGGTGCAGAGCCGTGGGAGAGCGGCAACCGGGATCCGGACAAGGCCCTGCCGCCGGAAGGCATACAATTTGTTGATGGTAACGGCGCGCCTCTGCCTACGGGTATTCATCTGTTCAGCACCGAGAATGCTCACCAACAGGCCAGGGCCGGCGCGGAGCGGATACTGGGTTTTGTCAGAAACCACGACGAATGCAGGGGTGAGCGGCTCTATTCAGACCTCAGCCGGCTGATCAGACAACCGGTGCCGGCCCGGGATCTGAAATGGAAAAAGACCGTCCGGTCCATCGCCGACCGCATGTGCCGGACCAGCCGCTGGGATTATTCATTTGCCCGGCCCAACCGGCGGTTTTTTGACGCCGGGATTTATGCGCCGGGGCGGTATCTGAAAAACAGGCCGCTGATCACCATTGTGGTGGACGTTTCCGGATCAATGACCGCCCATCCCGGTGAGTTGGAGGCCGCCTTCGGTGCCGTGGAAGAACTCACGTCTGATTTTCAGGTCAACCTGTTATGCATCGACCAGGACCTTTTCGTTCCCCGGCAACATGAAGCGGCACGCCCGGTGAATGGCGAATCAGGCCACTATCTGTATCAGAAGGGTGACTGGCGGCACATCAAAACCGGCAGCAGGGGGGCCACGTTTTTCGCGCCTCTGTTTAATGTTTATATGAAAAACCGTACCGGGGCCCTGGTTGTGATCACCGATGGAGAGATCTATGATCTGAACGCCCTTGCCCCCTATTCTCCAACGCTCTGGGTCATATCCGGCAACCGCAGGCAGTTTTTTAACCCGCCCTTTGGAAGCGTGATGGATATAACGGAAACATCATGA
- a CDS encoding glycosyltransferase family 2 protein, protein MNPSVSIVLPAYNEEALIGPMLDHVVNVMTTNGFDYEILVVDDGSSDRTAAIVQKQAAENSRIQLIRHEQNRGSGAAMLTGFAAAQKELVFLTDADMQFDVGEIIVLLAVMGRADIAAGYRYPRRDPFVRCLYAQGWHMLVTLFFGKSARDINCAFKLMRKAVIDALRNDIKSQGAMFSAEFLIRARRAGFAVVNVPVHGHRPRTAGTPTGANPAVIAKSMVELVRLRLSMCRKA, encoded by the coding sequence ATGAATCCGTCTGTTTCCATTGTGCTTCCCGCTTACAACGAAGAGGCCCTGATCGGCCCCATGCTGGATCATGTGGTGAATGTCATGACCACCAACGGGTTCGACTACGAGATTCTGGTGGTAGATGACGGCAGCAGTGACCGGACCGCGGCCATTGTGCAAAAGCAGGCGGCCGAAAATTCCCGTATTCAGCTGATTCGGCATGAACAAAACCGGGGGTCCGGGGCCGCCATGCTCACGGGCTTTGCCGCCGCGCAAAAGGAACTGGTGTTTCTCACCGACGCGGACATGCAGTTTGACGTGGGTGAGATTATTGTTCTGCTGGCCGTGATGGGCCGGGCCGACATTGCCGCCGGTTACAGATACCCCCGGCGGGATCCCTTTGTTCGATGTTTGTATGCCCAGGGATGGCACATGCTGGTCACCCTGTTTTTTGGAAAAAGCGCCCGGGACATCAACTGCGCCTTCAAACTGATGCGTAAGGCCGTGATTGACGCCCTGAGAAACGACATCAAAAGCCAGGGCGCCATGTTCAGCGCCGAGTTTTTGATTCGGGCCCGGCGGGCCGGGTTTGCGGTTGTGAATGTGCCGGTGCACGGCCACCGGCCCAGAACCGCCGGTACGCCCACGGGCGCCAACCCGGCCGTGATCGCAAAAAGCATGGTGGAACTGGTCCGGCTGCGATTAAGCATGTGCAGGAAGGCATAA